Part of the Clostridium sporogenes genome, TTATTTAAACTTTCATTTTTATTTTTATAGGTATTTACTCTGTTTATATTAATAAAAGAAAATATAAATAAAATAACCGTAACAGTTAGTAATAAAATTAGTTTAGATTGAGACTTTTCTCTCAAGGCTATCTCTTCCTTTCAACAAAATTTTTATAAATTAATTGTTTTTTACAACAATATATTCCTTTATTCCTTATATTTTATATTATACATATAAAATTTTGACATTTGTAACAATAAAGTAACAATGTAAAAAAATAAAAGAGGATATATCAAAATTAAATATATTTTGATATACTCTCTTTTATATATGATATATTAAGTAATTATTTCTTTAAGATAGAGCTACTTTTTAGGAAATACTTAATGTTAGATACTTTAGTGTATTATTTATAATGATCAGTTTTAGCACCAAAGCATTCAATCACGGGAAGTATAAACATAAAACCTATACCAGGTTTATTATCTATATCTAAAATCTTTCTTATTCTTTTAGTTATTATATTTTTCTTTTCTTCAGAGTTTATCACACTTATTATGGTTTTGTTATAAGGAACATCACCTTCTATAAGCTTTCTTAGACCAGCAAAAATAGGTACATCTAAATTGTTTTCTAATAGAATTTTTCCAAGACCTCTACTGTTTATATTAGTGGCTCCACAATTTTCTTCATAAAATATTTCGTTTACTTCGTGTAGTTTTTTTACGTCATTAAGTATTAAAACAAGAGCGTACATAAAAAGCCTCCTTTATACATTTGCTTCTTTAGCTTTTATTATAGCAGTTTTTGTGGATAGTGGTCCTATTATTTCTGTAATAATCGTAGTTGCTAAAAGTATAGTTAAAACTTTCGTATCAAGACCAGTTCCTTTAAATTCTCTACTCACTATAATGGCTAAGCCTACAGCTACACCTATTTGTGAAAATAGACCATAGCCTATGTATTTTTGTACAGGTTTAGGAGCTTTAGAAATTGCAGCACCTAAAGAAGCACCAGATACTTTTCCTATCATCCTAAATATAAGATAACATATGCCTAATATACCTATTTTAGGTATCATTCTTATATCTAATCTAGCACCAGCTAAAACAAAAAATGCTGTTATAACAGGTGAAGCAAAATTTTCTATAGTAGCAAAGACGTCATCACTATGGGTAGATAAGTTTGCCACAGTTATACCTAAACACATAGAAGCCAAAAGAGAAGATAAATTAAATTTTATACATAGTCCTGTAAGTATTATAATAGCACCTAATGTTAAAGTTTGAATTTCTGAATCTCTGGAACATTTATTAAGTATATAAATTAAGATTATGCCTAAAACAAAACCCGCTAAAAGAGAAAAGAATATTTCTACAAGGGGTGGAACTATTATAGAGTAGGCATTAATAGGTTTATTTGCAATAAAAACCTTTGCCAAAGAAGAGGCTACTGAATATATCATAAGGCATATAGCATCATCTACTGCTACTACTCCAAGTAAAGTAGTAGTTAAAGGCCCTTTAGCTTTCAGTTCTTTAAGTACCATTACTGTAGCTGCTGGAGCTGTTGCAGAGGCTACCGCTCCTAATATTAGTGCAGTATATATTTTTTCACCTAATATTAGTGTAATTATAGTAACTGCAGCAAAGGCTAAAGTAGCTTCGAAAAATGCAATTATAAAAATAGGCTTGCCCAATTTTTTTATTACAGATACTTCTAATTCACTACCTATATTAAAGGCTATAATTCCTAAAGCAAAATCTCCTATAAAAGATAATTTTTCAATCATTATATTATTTTCTAGATTAAAACCCGACACTCCAAGTACTAATCCAGCAATGATATAACCCGCTACTGCCGGAATTTTGAATCGATTCATTATCTTTCCAAAAAGTACACCAACAATAAGAGCAATACCAACTCCTATAAATGGATTCATTGAATATTCCTCCCTAAAATAAAATCTATTAATTTTAAAATTTATATAAAAATTTTAAAATTTTTATTTTCATATTAAGTATACAACAAATGAATAGAATATATCAAATTTATAAAGAGCCCATATCCAAAAAAAATATGCAGCATATAAAGATAGTAAAAGGATTATTAAAGGAGCGTGGGTATTTTGAGATATATAGTAGCACAATATATATTAATAATTATATTAATAATAGCCATAGGTTATTTTTTATATTTAATTAAAAATAGAAGTGATGATTATTTAGAAAATTATTATGGACTTTCTGATATAATAATAAATACAGATTATGAAGAAGAAAAAAGTAGGGAAAATATAAAAATTATATTAAGAGCTATATCTTCTTCTGTCTATTATGTAGAAAAGAATTTTAAAAAGGAACCTAACAATATAAAAGAAAATAAAGCTTTAGAAAAGGTAGAGGAGCTACTAAAAGAATATAAATTTAAAGGAAAAATAAATGAGGATACTTTAAGATATCTAATAAGAATAAATTGTGCTTTAATGAATGAATTATATAAATAATTTTATATAATTATAGATGAAATATTTAAAATTATTGTTTTTTAATATATAATAACTAGGGTAAATATGTATACTATTTTAATATGCAGATATTTATATATCAGCATATTATTTTTTAGGTTTGAAAATAAGAACGTTTGTTTTCAAAATCATTGTTTGTTATAATCAATATAATATTAGCAAGATAAATTTATAAGTTAATATTTTGCTCATATATTATTAAAACTACAATAAGTAGGTTTTTTAAGGTATAATAAACAGTAAAGAATTACATGGAATAAAATGTAAAAATAAGTTAATAACTATTTATGATTAATATAAAACCATGTTTAGACTTAGTATCAGTTTGTTTATCCGATGACTACCAGCTCTAATACTCCCATCTTCTTTAAAGTGGAAGTAAAGAGCGGGTACGTCCCTGGATAACGATTTCTAAACTTCAGATGGA contains:
- a CDS encoding cation:proton antiporter is translated as MNPFIGVGIALIVGVLFGKIMNRFKIPAVAGYIIAGLVLGVSGFNLENNIMIEKLSFIGDFALGIIAFNIGSELEVSVIKKLGKPIFIIAFFEATLAFAAVTIITLILGEKIYTALILGAVASATAPAATVMVLKELKAKGPLTTTLLGVVAVDDAICLMIYSVASSLAKVFIANKPINAYSIIVPPLVEIFFSLLAGFVLGIILIYILNKCSRDSEIQTLTLGAIIILTGLCIKFNLSSLLASMCLGITVANLSTHSDDVFATIENFASPVITAFFVLAGARLDIRMIPKIGILGICYLIFRMIGKVSGASLGAAISKAPKPVQKYIGYGLFSQIGVAVGLAIIVSREFKGTGLDTKVLTILLATTIITEIIGPLSTKTAIIKAKEANV